CCCAATTCCCATTTAGTATGACACTAGATGCTGAATTCAATGTGTTATCAACGACGTATACTCAGTGTTATCCAAACAAAATGAAGAAATAACATGAacttataattaatatattaaaaaatttaataattgtaaATCGATTAgtaggaataaaataaagtattttGATCCATTATAAGTCCAATGCATCCACGTAAATTTATTAGCTACTATTGCACCCGCCATCATCATAAAATCATTTATCATGTTCTAGAAAATAATAATGTTAAAATGAGTTTTGAGATGAAATTGCAAACTAAAATAAGAATGTCCAAACTGACCACTATCGTTAGCATCCCTCCATTTGTTAGGTGCGCAAGAAGATTTAGGAGCCTATTCAGGAGAGGAAAAACAATCGTATTTGCTCAATCTTTGGCGTCAAAAAAACTGTCTCAAAATCCAAGCTTTATTTAGTAAAAAGAAACGATGaaacataatttttaaaaatagtaaacTCCTTAGAGAAAAGTAGAAGAAAGGTTGCATGTTTATGATTTGTTCTTGTCTTTTGTTTTTCTTGTCAAATAATCACACATCTCCTGTTTCATAAAGAGATTTTTTTACAAGGAAACAGGCCAATCATCTCCATAAAAATAAGTAgtggaaagaaaagaaaaaaagttcaTAGAATAAAACTGGGGATGTTGATGATCCCCTTATGAAAATGCTCTAATTTGAGGAAATGCATAGAGATTCAATCTCATCATAGAGGGGAGAAAATGAGTGTTGATAATGTATCAGAGGTGAGATTCTTGAAAGAAACAAAATATGATCTTGGGTGAGAAAGGAGAAGGATGAGAGTGGAGAAAAAGTtggaaggaggaggaggatgagtgGCATTGTCAAAGTGTGGGAAGCGAAGTTGAAGAAATCTCGAGGCACGGTGAAGAGGAGGGCCAACAGCATATTTGCAGCAATGTCAGTTGCCCATGTGGACGATGAGCATCCACACGTCGACAAGGACTTCCCCAACCACGACACCTACTCTGGCCAATGGTCGGACAACTGGCCCCACGGCCATGGCACATGCTCTTGGGCCGACGGTTGCACCTACGAGGGGGACTGGCACCACGGCTGGATGATGGGCCACGGCCGGTTCAGCTGGCCCTCTGGAGCCGCCTACGAGGGTGGATTCAAGAATGCCTTCATGGAGGGAGATGGCGTTTTTGTAGGCTCCTCTAATGAGAGGTATACTGGGGCTTGGCAATCCAACCTCAGGCACGGTAAGGGCGTTTGTCAATACTCCAACGGGGATAAATACGAGGGCCATTGGCGTCGCGGCCTGCCTAATGGAAAGGGAAAGTATAGCTGGATTAACGGGAACCAGTACGTGGGGCATTGGAGGAGGGGGAGAATGAATGGGAATGGAATCATGGTTTGGGCTAATGGGAATAGATATGAAGGTAGTTGGGAGGCTGGGTTGCCCTGGGGCAATGGGACCTTCCGTTGGGTTGATGGTAGTTGCTATGCTGGGGTGTGGAGTAAAGATCAAAGTGAGCAGAGTGGGACTTACTATCCATCGAGTTCTCATTCGGGCAGCTTTGAGTGGGATCCTCAAGAAGTTTATTTGGAGAATCTGAGTGATTGTAGGATCCATCCTGGTGAGGAGATTGGTGACTACCCTTGTATGAAGATGTTGAACTGGCCTTGTGATGGGGAGGAAGTTCTAAGGAATTCTGCCGTGAATAATTTGAGGGCGAGCTCTGTGGATGGTGGGGGGTTGAGCAATGCAGGCTCTGAGTATAGTTTTGATGGGAGCAGTGCTCGCTTTGAATCTGGTAGGGATTTGGGGGAGGGGTCCCCCGGGACAAGGATGGCTGAGGATTTGGATACGGTGGCTAGAGGGGTCGGGAGGCCACATATCGTTATCAAGCCAACCAAGAGGCAGGGGAACACTATATCCAAAGGGCATAAGAATTATGATCTCATGTTGAATTTGCAGTTAGGGATAAGGTAATTTGCCTTCTAATGTgcaaggaaaagaaaatgatttgGATGATGTTGGTCTTCTGTGAAGTTGCCACTACAGTTTAGATTTCTTGAATGCAGTTTCAAATATATTTGAATTGAGTTCATGTTGTTGTAGGCACGCTGTGGGAAGACCTGCTCCATCGACAACGCTTGATCTAAAACCTTCGGCTTTTGATCCAAGGGAGAAAGTATGGACAAAGTTCCCTCCTTCGGGATCCAAACACACCCCGCCTCACCAATCGTGTGATTTCAGATGGAAGGACTATTGTCCATTGGTTTTCAGGTGAGGTAGTGTTATGGTGTTCTCTAGATGTTAAGCTTGAGTCACACCAGATGTATGTTTTTCATTTCCTTTCAGGGCGCTTCGGCAATTGTTTAAGGTGGATCCTGCTGATTACATGATATCCATATGTGGAAATGATGCCCTCCGGGAGCTCTCCTCGCCAGGTAAAAGTGGAAGCTTCTTCTACTTGACCAACGATGACAGATACATGATCAAGACCATGAAGAAGTCAGAGGCAAAAGTGAGTTCAAatctattatattaattttaaatcttGAGCATACAAGATATAACATAGGAGATGGTTGCTTAGCAGGTGCTTATCAGAA
This sequence is a window from Salvia splendens isolate huo1 chromosome 5, SspV2, whole genome shotgun sequence. Protein-coding genes within it:
- the LOC121803269 gene encoding phosphatidylinositol 4-phosphate 5-kinase 6-like encodes the protein MSGIVKVWEAKLKKSRGTVKRRANSIFAAMSVAHVDDEHPHVDKDFPNHDTYSGQWSDNWPHGHGTCSWADGCTYEGDWHHGWMMGHGRFSWPSGAAYEGGFKNAFMEGDGVFVGSSNERYTGAWQSNLRHGKGVCQYSNGDKYEGHWRRGLPNGKGKYSWINGNQYVGHWRRGRMNGNGIMVWANGNRYEGSWEAGLPWGNGTFRWVDGSCYAGVWSKDQSEQSGTYYPSSSHSGSFEWDPQEVYLENLSDCRIHPGEEIGDYPCMKMLNWPCDGEEVLRNSAVNNLRASSVDGGGLSNAGSEYSFDGSSARFESGRDLGEGSPGTRMAEDLDTVARGVGRPHIVIKPTKRQGNTISKGHKNYDLMLNLQLGIRHAVGRPAPSTTLDLKPSAFDPREKVWTKFPPSGSKHTPPHQSCDFRWKDYCPLVFRALRQLFKVDPADYMISICGNDALRELSSPGKSGSFFYLTNDDRYMIKTMKKSEAKVLIRMLSDYYKHVRAFENTLVTKFYGLHCVKLTGAAQKKVRFVIIGNLFCTEYAIHRRFDLKGSSHGRLTDKPESEIEPTMTLKDLDLNFIFRLHKSWFRDFCSQIDRDCDLLEQERIMDYSLLVGIHFKDLTNAGEPLIMCAQTPLGNGSPDRSHGCGRSTTFKLGANIPARAELTVRKNNGEAQLVGEPTGEYYDVVLIFGIIDILQDYDISKKLEHAYKSFQFDPTSISAVDPKQYSKRFRDFIFRVFTEDG